One genomic window of Methanosarcina acetivorans C2A includes the following:
- a CDS encoding ATP-binding cassette domain-containing protein, producing MEPDVREKRIVNLLDTVGLSRAIDQKTGGFSTGMRKRFGLAQALINEPSVLFLDEPTAASIPLEPR from the coding sequence ATCGAACCCGATGTACGGGAAAAACGGATTGTGAACCTGCTTGATACCGTGGGCCTTAGCCGTGCCATCGACCAGAAGACAGGCGGTTTTTCTACAGGCATGCGAAAACGTTTCGGGCTTGCCCAGGCTTTGATCAATGAGCCTTCGGTCCTTTTCCTTGATGAGCCTACAGCGGCATCGATCCCCTTGGAGCCCAGATGA